The Candidatus Atribacteria bacterium ADurb.Bin276 genome contains the following window.
GGTCGTGTTGCTGTCGAGACTTTAGTGGCGACTGGAATGGTAATGATTGCAGGTCAAATCAGTACCTCATGCTATGTTGATATTCCACGAGTGGCAAGAGAAACTATTCGTGAAATTGGCTATACGCGGGCTAAATTTGGATTTGATTATGCAACCTGTTCGGTTCTAACTGCCATTGATGAACAATCACCTGATATTGCTTTAGGGGTCAATAAAAGTCTCGAATCAAAATTAGGTGAAACAACCGAGGACGAAGACCTTTCTCTGGGAGCCGGCGATCAGGGATTAATGTTTGGGTATGCAACCAATGAAACTATCGAGATGCTTCCCTTTCCAATCGCAATGGCACATCGACTGGCTTACCGTTTAGCCGAGGTAAGAAAGAAAGGAATATTTTCTTACCTGCGTCCTGACGGAAAGACTCAAGTTACAGTAAATTACCTTGACGGAATACCTCAGAATATCGATACGATAATTATTGCTGCTCAGCATCATCCCGATGTTAACCATCAAACTATTGAAACAAACCTGGTAGAAGAAGTTATTCGTCCGGTGATACCGGCTGAATATATCAACAGTCAAACTCGTTTTTTGATAAATCCAACCGGCCGGTTTGTTATCGGAGGACCTCAGGGAGACACTGGTTTAACCGGTAGAAAAATTATTGTTGATACCTATGGTGGAATAGGCCGTCATGGGGGTGGATGTTTCTCTGGGAAAGATCCAACCAAAGTTGACCGTTCAGCCAGTTATGCTGCCCGTTATGTAGCAA
Protein-coding sequences here:
- the metK gene encoding S-adenosylmethionine synthase — translated: MPGKKYQITSESVTEGHPDKMADQISDAILDAIYEQDTKGRVAVETLVATGMVMIAGQISTSCYVDIPRVARETIREIGYTRAKFGFDYATCSVLTAIDEQSPDIALGVNKSLESKLGETTEDEDLSLGAGDQGLMFGYATNETIEMLPFPIAMAHRLAYRLAEVRKKGIFSYLRPDGKTQVTVNYLDGIPQNIDTIIIAAQHHPDVNHQTIETNLVEEVIRPVIPAEYINSQTRFLINPTGRFVIGGPQGDTGLTGRKIIVDTYGGIGRHGGGCFSGKDPTKVDRSASYAARYVAKNIVAAGLAEKCEIQVAYAIGVAKPVSISVETFGTGRISDEEILDIVKKTFDLRPGAIIRDLRLRRPIYKKTAAYGHFGRNDPDFTWEKTDKVEIIQDLAGM